Proteins from a genomic interval of Paenibacillus sp. RC334:
- a CDS encoding glycoside hydrolase family 27 protein, with protein sequence MKHHLVAHTSPMGWNSWDCYGAAVREEEVRGNAQYMAEHLKEYGWEYVVVDIQWYEPGAVSSQYRSFVPLEMDSFSRLIPAVNRFPSAADGRGFQALAEYVHSLGLKFGIHIMRGIPRQAVHQDTPILGTQATARQIAHPNSICPWNTDMYGVDATKEGAQEYYNSLFDLYAEWGVDFVKVDDIAASRLYDTHLAEIELIRQAIAQCGRPMVLSLSPGPAPLEHASELIANANMWRMTDDFWDVWPLLHGMFERCEKWAEHVGPGHWPDCDMLPLGHLGIRSVDSVDSGSHDRWTRFTKDEQLTMMTLWSIFRSPLMFGGELRDNDAWTLSLLTNEEVLDAHRNGLDARQVYRKDEHIVWTSHNVEGHVYAALFNAGDEASRVCVSLQDLDIEGQTSGRDLWNRVNLGTLEQELSAEVPSHGAALFILK encoded by the coding sequence ATGAAGCATCATTTGGTAGCGCATACATCACCTATGGGGTGGAATAGCTGGGATTGCTACGGCGCAGCGGTGCGTGAGGAAGAAGTACGGGGAAATGCGCAGTATATGGCAGAGCACTTGAAGGAATACGGTTGGGAATATGTCGTGGTAGATATTCAGTGGTATGAGCCGGGAGCTGTTTCTTCACAATATCGCTCATTTGTTCCGCTGGAAATGGATTCATTTTCACGTCTCATTCCAGCGGTAAATCGTTTTCCTTCCGCAGCGGATGGACGTGGCTTCCAGGCTCTTGCGGAATATGTACACAGTCTGGGCTTGAAATTCGGTATACATATTATGAGAGGCATTCCGAGACAGGCGGTACATCAGGATACGCCGATTTTGGGAACCCAGGCAACTGCGAGACAGATTGCACATCCCAACTCCATTTGTCCCTGGAATACAGATATGTATGGGGTAGATGCTACCAAGGAAGGCGCACAGGAATATTATAATTCGCTGTTTGACCTCTATGCGGAATGGGGTGTTGATTTTGTAAAGGTGGATGACATCGCAGCTTCACGACTCTATGATACTCATTTGGCGGAAATTGAACTGATTAGGCAGGCCATCGCCCAATGCGGACGTCCGATGGTTTTGAGTCTGTCGCCAGGTCCGGCACCGCTGGAGCATGCATCCGAATTAATCGCCAACGCCAATATGTGGCGCATGACCGACGATTTCTGGGATGTATGGCCTTTGCTGCACGGCATGTTTGAGCGCTGCGAGAAGTGGGCAGAGCACGTGGGCCCGGGCCATTGGCCGGATTGCGACATGCTGCCACTGGGTCATTTGGGTATTCGCTCGGTCGATTCTGTAGATTCCGGTAGCCATGACCGCTGGACACGCTTTACGAAGGATGAACAACTGACGATGATGACCTTGTGGAGTATTTTCCGATCCCCTCTAATGTTTGGGGGAGAACTGCGGGATAACGATGCGTGGACGCTTTCTCTGCTGACCAATGAAGAGGTGCTGGATGCTCACCGCAACGGTTTGGATGCCCGGCAGGTGTACAGAAAGGATGAACATATCGTCTGGACTTCACATAACGTGGAAGGTCATGTATATGCGGCTTTGTTTAATGCTGGAGACGAAGCTTCGCGGGTCTGTGTATCGCTGCAAGACCTGGACATTGAAGGACAGACAAGTGGCAGAGACTTATGGAATCGTGTGAATCTGGGCACTTTAGAGCAAGAGCTGTCCGCAGAGGTACCTTCTCATGGAGCTGCTCTATTTATTTTGAAATAG
- a CDS encoding adenylate kinase — protein sequence MNSVKYAIVFLPLFLLYMFLKGGSFVVGSLYRLIYAMLPLHRRVNDEIFAVQHAKRIIVIGSPGSGKTFFAKRLSKWTHLPYISLDDLYWGPEWKRSTDKQFFKQLGEVLEKEEWIIEGNYHDYYFTERLQRSDTIIVMDVSTIEAITGVITRSLNRFLFSNELPKGVKQEAIRIWDISPRFVRFVLGFRRRIRPKIWPFLMQYGKQRSLIILKSKYRSCLWMNSR from the coding sequence ATGAACAGTGTAAAATACGCTATCGTTTTTTTGCCGCTGTTCCTCCTGTATATGTTTTTAAAGGGAGGTTCTTTCGTGGTAGGTTCGCTTTATCGACTGATTTATGCAATGCTGCCCTTACATCGAAGGGTGAATGACGAAATTTTTGCTGTGCAGCACGCCAAACGTATTATCGTGATCGGTTCGCCGGGGAGCGGCAAAACCTTTTTTGCCAAACGTCTATCCAAGTGGACTCATTTGCCGTACATCTCTCTGGATGATTTGTATTGGGGACCCGAGTGGAAGCGGAGCACGGATAAACAATTTTTCAAACAGCTGGGCGAAGTGCTCGAAAAGGAAGAATGGATCATCGAAGGGAATTATCATGATTATTATTTTACGGAGCGGCTCCAGCGCTCTGATACGATCATTGTGATGGATGTCAGCACGATTGAAGCGATAACAGGAGTTATTACACGATCGCTTAACCGCTTTCTTTTCTCCAATGAGTTGCCCAAAGGAGTAAAGCAGGAAGCGATTCGTATTTGGGACATTTCGCCTCGGTTTGTCCGCTTTGTTTTGGGTTTTCGCAGGCGTATACGTCCTAAAATTTGGCCATTCCTTATGCAATATGGAAAACAACGAAGTTTAATTATTTTGAAATCAAAATATCGTTCATGTCTCTGGATGAATTCCAGATAG